The following DNA comes from Cetobacterium sp. NK01.
GAGAATCTGCTGGAGGATATTTAGCTGCTATTACTGGTACAACAAATGGCTTTATTGAATTTGATAAAGGAGATTACTTAAATGAAAATAGTCTCATTAATGGGGTTGTCGACTTGTATGGAATTTCAGATTTAACAAAAATTGCTTCTGATTTTTCCTTAAGCATTCAAAAAACTCATAATTCACCTTCAGCACCAGAAGCATTATTTTTAAATGGAGTAGCTGTTTTTAAAGAAGGAGGATCTGTAAGTAGTGATTCTGAAAAAGTAAAAAAATCTAATCCAATGTCTTATATTTCTAATAATACTCCACCATTTCTATTAATGCATGGTGATTCAGATATTCTTGTATCTCCTAGTGAAACTGATATATTATACCAAGCTTTAATAAAATATGGAATAAAAGCTGAAAGATACCTTATAAAAGGTGTAGGACACGGTGATTATCATTGGTGTCAACCTGAAATTATAGATATAATAATTAATTTTCTAAAGAAAATTTAAAATAAAATAGAGAGGAAAATTTCCTCTCTATTTTTATTTATAAATTTATATATGAAATGCCTTCAGCTATAATTTCAACTGGTCCATCTATTGAAATTTCTCCATTTCTATAACAAACTTCTAACCAACCACCTGGTTGAATTATTTTTGCAAACTCTA
Coding sequences within:
- a CDS encoding alpha/beta hydrolase fold domain-containing protein, whose protein sequence is MVASLEYRVLPTSKFPDSLIDIKSAIRFLKAHAEEFNINKNKIIVMGESAGGYLAAITGTTNGFIEFDKGDYLNENSLINGVVDLYGISDLTKIASDFSLSIQKTHNSPSAPEALFLNGVAVFKEGGSVSSDSEKVKKSNPMSYISNNTPPFLLMHGDSDILVSPSETDILYQALIKYGIKAERYLIKGVGHGDYHWCQPEIIDIIINFLKKI